The DNA segment GGTGTCGCTCCCGGTCGCGTCCGGGTCGGAGTCGTCCTCTCCCATCGGATCGACCTCGTAGGCGAGTTCGACCCCGTCGCGCGTGACTCGCGGCATACCACCTCTATCGTGGGGCGTGCTCTTCAAGTCGGCGACACTCGGCCCGTGATCGGAGCGCCTCAGCGTTCTCGACGGCGACCGTCGCGACGGGCGCTCACTCGGCCTGTTCGATCGCGGCGGTGAGGCCGGGTATCAACCCTGTCCGTATCAACCATCGTGTTTATCCTCGTTCGCACACATTCACCGCTAGCGATGGACGCTCGCCACGCGCGGTACCCGTTCTTCGAGGCGGCGAGAGAGGCCGTTGCGGAGGCGGCGGTCGACCTGGCGAGCGTCGTGGAGTCGGAGCCGGCGGTCGTCGAGCGGGCGATGGAACGCGTCGAGTGGGCGCTAGAGGAGGGCGACGTGGGAGAGCCCGCGCCCGACGTGCGGACGGAACTGTTGTCGTACCCGGTCGCGCGGGTACTCGTCTCGCTGGTCGGCGAGCGGGTGCTGGTTCGGCGGTACGCGCGTGCGGAGGCGGCGGTGGCCCACGAACGGATCGTCGCGGACCTGGCCGACACGACGGAACTCAAGAGCGTCGACTCGGCCGGACTCGACCTGGACGACCTGCTCGCCGAGTTCGACCTCGTGGACGCGGTTCGCGAGGCGCCGCCCGAACTGGCGGCGGCCGTCGCCCCCGAAGAGGCGGCCGGTCCGACGGCGGGGTCGACCGGTCGTCCGAGGAACGAACCCACTTACCTGATCGAGGTGGGTGCGTACCTCCCGCTCGCGGCGGACTGCTGGGGCGACGAGTGGCGACTGGTCAACCGGGCGCTGGCCGACGGCGAGGTTACCGTGACGGAGACCGAACTCCTCACGCTCCTCCGGGAGGCCGTCGGGAGCCGCGTCGAGGAGGGGCTTCCCTTCCCCGACGTGCCGGATCCGATCGCCGAGGCGCTCGACGACGAAGCGGCCGCCCTCCGTGAACTCGTCGCCGAACTCGAACTCGTCCGCGAGATCGATACGGTCGTCCCGGAGCTCTTCCCGCCCTGTATGAAGGCGCTGCTGGACGACATCCAGAAGGGCGAGCACCTGCCCCACCACTCGCGATTCGCCATCACGGCCTTCCTCTCCTCGATCGGCATGACGACCGACGAGATCGTCGAACTCTACCGCGTCAACTCCGCGTTCGGCGAGGAGATGACCCGCTACCAGACCGACCACATCCGCGGGGAGACCTCGCCGACGGAGTACTCGCCACCTTCCTGTGCCACCATGCAATCGTACGGCGACTGCGTCAACATGGACGACCTCTGCGAGCGCATTCCGCACCCGATGGCCTACTACGAACAGCGCCTCGACGACGCCGAGGACGAGGACGAGGAGATCGAAGACTGGCGCGAGACGCTCGAGGAGGGCGAGGCAGCGGAGTGAGTACGCGAACCGGCGGAGTGAGTACGCGAGCCGTCGGTGCACTGGTAGAACGGCGTGCGATCGTCTCCGATCTGGCGGAGCGGGTGAGCGAGCGTCGCGACCGGGAGTCGGCCCCGTCGTTGGCAGGGTGTGCAAACTGAGTCGGCCCCGTCGTGCGCAGACGGTGCTGGCCCGTCGTGTTTCCTGGCCGACCGGGTGCGGATCGACCCCTATCGACAGGCCCGCCGGATCGAGCGACGCTTCAGTTGATCGAACGCCAGTTGTCCACCGATCCGCTCGTTTCCACAACGCAGTTCGACCCGGACGTGTACGAACCGAGGCTCCTCTCCGCCGCGCTCGAATCCGATCGCTATCCACCGAGTGTCACGGCCGCCCGGCTCGACAGTCGGTGGTTCGAGAGCGGAGACGTCTCGTCTCACTACGTCGAGACGCGCGCGGACGAACCGAACTGGCAGTGTCGCTGGGATCGGCACCCGAACGGATACGACGACCGTCTCCACTTCCATCGACCACCAGACGGGACCGACACTGTCGACCTCGACCGTCCGTCGCTGCATCCACTCGACGTGTACGCGACGGTACTCGCGGCGATCGAAACGCGAATCGAACCGACGTGGGACGCATAGCTGACCGTGGCCGTTCCGACGGTCCAGTTCGTCACCGAACCAGTTGCGAAAACACCCGTGCTTCGACCTTTCGGAGGTGTTCGCCGGCCGTCGAGGGCGAGATACCGACGACCTCGGCCACGTCTTCGAGCGTCGCCTCCCGGGTCGCGCGATAGTATCCCAGATCGACCGCCGTTTCGAGGACCTCCCGCTGGCGATCCGTCAATCGCCGTGCGAGCGATGCCTCGTCCGGATCGTACGACCCTGTCTCGCAGACCTCGAACGAGAGCGCCGACCCGCCTTCGACGGTTCGATACAGCGCCTGCACGTCCGCCTCGCTCCCCATGAACGTGATTCGTAGCGCGCCGTCGTCCTCGATGTGGATCGGCAACTCGAGACTGACGCTCGATTCGCGCCGGAGGTCGAGGAGCCGTCGAGTGGGCGGCGTGGGCTCGATCTGACTCACCGCGATCCAGGGGTCGGTGCCGGTGACGAGCGCGTCGATCACGTGCGGTGACCTCGCCGTGATCGCCTCGTACCGGTCACGATCGCCGCTGCCCTCGGCGAACAGGAGGGCCGTGCCGTCTGCGAGCAGCTCGACGGAGTGGATCGCCTCTCGCGTGATGGACGGTTCGGCGCTCAATCGCTCGCCGAGCGGGTGGAGCCCGCCGTTGTCGGCCGGATCGACCCGGACCGTGACGTATCGCATGGTCGTGCGATCGCACCCCTTACATAAAGGGCCGTCTCTATGGGGCAGTCAGTGCGTCCCATCGGGGACCCACCTACCGGGTATGAGCAGGAACGACACGCTCGACGTGGCGATCGTCGGCGGCGGCATCTGCGGGCTCACGACGGCGCTCGCCTTGGAACGACGGGGGATCGAGCCGCGGCTCTACGAGGCGGCCACCGAGTACCGGCCGGTCGGCGCCGGCATCCTCCTCCACACGAACGCGATGCTCGTCTTCGACCGTCTCGGGCTCGCCGATCGGATTCGGGACGCTGGCGTCGAACTTACCGGCGGGGAGATCCGTTCCCCGACCGGAACGCTACTGAAACGGCTCGATCTGGCGGGCGTCGAACGGGCCGCGTTCGGTCACGGCTACGTCGCGATTCACCGGGCGGCGCTTCAGCGGCTCCTCCTCGACGCGCTCGCGACCGAGGTGCGGACCGACACGACCTGTACGGCCGTCGAACGGACGGACCCACCGGTCGCCGTGTTCGCGGACGGGACGACGATCGAACCGGACGTGCTCGTCGGCGCGGACGGGATCGACTCGACGGTCCGCGAGGCGGTCGTGCCGGGGGTGGACCGGCGTCGACTGGAGAGCGTCGTGTACCGGGCGGTCGTCCCGGTCGAGCTGCCACCAGCCGACCGCAGTCGTGGGTTCCAGTGCTGGGGTGTCGGCACGTACACCGGCGGGGCGCGGATCGACGCCGATCGCGTCTACTGGTTCGGAACCGCCCCCGAGCCACTCACCCCCGAGTCCGCGAGTCCCGCGGCGAAACTGGCGGCGATTCGCGACCACTACCGCGGGTATCCCGAGCCGATTCCCGGTATCGTCGACGCCCTCGAACCCGGCGACGTCTTCCGGTCGGAGCTGGCCGACCTGCCCCGTCTCGAGCGGTGGCAGATGGATCGCGTCGTCCTCGCCGGCGACGCCGCCCACGCCCTCCTTCCGTTCGGCGGTCAGGGTGCCGCTCAGGGGATCGAGGACGCGATCGTCCTGGCGCACGCACTCGCGACGCACGACGACTCGACGGCGGCGCTCGCCGCCTACGAAGCCGAGCGAAAGGACCGCGCCGATCGCGTACACGACGAGGCGCGTCGCATGGGCTGGCTGGCGACGATTCGGTCGACCACCGGCGCCCGGCTCCGAAACCTTGGGGTCCGCCTCTTCCCCGAACGAGTGTTCGACCGCTTTCGACGACGGCGGGCGGCGGCGACGCCGCTCCCGGAGGATGGGAGTGGGGCGTGACCGTACAACGGTATCGTCCACACCGACCCGCGTCACCGATTCATCGACCACGTCCGGTCGAGTTCGGTCGTTCACCGCCGTCCGGTTCCGTCCGAGCGGTCCGGTAGTTTATACGGGATGGCGACTTACTCGTCGGTATGACAGCCATCGTCCGGACCGACGACGTCCTCGGCGGTGATCCACGCATCGAGGGAACGCGAATCGGGGTTCTCCACGTGTTCGACCTCGTGATCGCCGGCACCTCGACGCCGGAGGATGCTGCCGACCAACTTGGAATCGGTCTCGGCGACGTCTACGGCGCGTTGTCGTATTATTACGATCATGCGGACGAAATGGCGCGGATCCGCGCGCGCCACGAGTCACTCGAAGACGAACTCGCGGAGCGGACCGTTCAGCCGCCGACGGCCGTCGAGTGAGCGATGACGACGCCTCCGCTTCTTCTCGACGAGCACGTCCCGCGGGTGCTCGAACACACGTTCGACTCTAGCGGGTACGAAACGGTTCGCGCCGACGAGCGCTTCGAACCGGGGACGGACGACGAGCAGCTCTTCGCCTGGTGTCGAGCGAACGGTCACGTCCTGTGTTCGAACGACCGTGACTTCGTCTCGATGGCGGAGGGACACGACCACGCC comes from the Halovivax cerinus genome and includes:
- the priL gene encoding DNA primase regulatory subunit PriL, with amino-acid sequence MDARHARYPFFEAAREAVAEAAVDLASVVESEPAVVERAMERVEWALEEGDVGEPAPDVRTELLSYPVARVLVSLVGERVLVRRYARAEAAVAHERIVADLADTTELKSVDSAGLDLDDLLAEFDLVDAVREAPPELAAAVAPEEAAGPTAGSTGRPRNEPTYLIEVGAYLPLAADCWGDEWRLVNRALADGEVTVTETELLTLLREAVGSRVEEGLPFPDVPDPIAEALDDEAAALRELVAELELVREIDTVVPELFPPCMKALLDDIQKGEHLPHHSRFAITAFLSSIGMTTDEIVELYRVNSAFGEEMTRYQTDHIRGETSPTEYSPPSCATMQSYGDCVNMDDLCERIPHPMAYYEQRLDDAEDEDEEIEDWRETLEEGEAAE
- a CDS encoding helix-turn-helix domain-containing protein; its protein translation is MRYVTVRVDPADNGGLHPLGERLSAEPSITREAIHSVELLADGTALLFAEGSGDRDRYEAITARSPHVIDALVTGTDPWIAVSQIEPTPPTRRLLDLRRESSVSLELPIHIEDDGALRITFMGSEADVQALYRTVEGGSALSFEVCETGSYDPDEASLARRLTDRQREVLETAVDLGYYRATREATLEDVAEVVGISPSTAGEHLRKVEARVFSQLVR
- a CDS encoding FAD-dependent oxidoreductase gives rise to the protein MSRNDTLDVAIVGGGICGLTTALALERRGIEPRLYEAATEYRPVGAGILLHTNAMLVFDRLGLADRIRDAGVELTGGEIRSPTGTLLKRLDLAGVERAAFGHGYVAIHRAALQRLLLDALATEVRTDTTCTAVERTDPPVAVFADGTTIEPDVLVGADGIDSTVREAVVPGVDRRRLESVVYRAVVPVELPPADRSRGFQCWGVGTYTGGARIDADRVYWFGTAPEPLTPESASPAAKLAAIRDHYRGYPEPIPGIVDALEPGDVFRSELADLPRLERWQMDRVVLAGDAAHALLPFGGQGAAQGIEDAIVLAHALATHDDSTAALAAYEAERKDRADRVHDEARRMGWLATIRSTTGARLRNLGVRLFPERVFDRFRRRRAAATPLPEDGSGA
- a CDS encoding DUF433 domain-containing protein, coding for MTAIVRTDDVLGGDPRIEGTRIGVLHVFDLVIAGTSTPEDAADQLGIGLGDVYGALSYYYDHADEMARIRARHESLEDELAERTVQPPTAVE
- a CDS encoding DUF5615 family PIN-like protein produces the protein MTTPPLLLDEHVPRVLEHTFDSSGYETVRADERFEPGTDDEQLFAWCRANGHVLCSNDRDFVSMAEGHDHAGVLLYTDQAWVRTHPRDVLNTVDYVVAEFGSAGLDGQIVWLEAWRDAR